In Populus trichocarpa isolate Nisqually-1 chromosome 16, P.trichocarpa_v4.1, whole genome shotgun sequence, a genomic segment contains:
- the LOC7486482 gene encoding cytokinin riboside 5'-monophosphate phosphoribohydrolase LOG3 gives MEIIETTTLQQQSMSSKFKRICVFCGSSQGKKTSYQVAAIDLGNELVSRNIDLVYGGGSIGLMGLVSQAVHDGGRHVIGVIPKTLMPRELTGETVGEVKAVADMHQRKAEMAKHSDAFIALPGGYGTLEELLEVITWAQLGIHDKPVGLLNVDGYYNSLLSFIDKAVEEGFINPSARNIIVSAPTAKELVKKLEEYVPCHERVASKLSWEIEQLGCSQNHDISR, from the exons ATGGAGATCATAGAGACAACTACTCTGCAGCAGCAATCAATGTCGTCTAAGTTCAAGaggatttgtgttttttgtgggaGTAGTCAAGGCAAGAAGACTAGCTATCAAGTTGCTGCTATTGACCTTGGCAACGAAttg GTCTCAAGGAATATTGATCTGGTCTATGGAGGAGGTAGCATAGGTTTGATGGGTTTGGTTTCACAAGCTGTTCATGATGGTGGTCGTCATGTTATTGG AGTTATTCCCAAGACGCTCATGCCTCGAGAG CTGACTGGTGAAACAGTAGGAGAAGTGAAGGCAGTTGCAGATATGCATCAAAGGAAGGCAGAGATGGCTAAGCATTCTGATGCTTTTATTGCCTTACCAG GTGGTTATGGAACGCTGGAAGAGTTACTTGAAGTCATAACCTGGGCTCAACTCGGAATTCATGACAAACCG GTTGGATTGCTTAATGTTGATGGATACTACAATTCCTTACTCTCGTTTATTGACAAAGCTGTGGAAGAGGGATTTATTAATCCCAGTGCACGCAACATTATCGTTTCTGCACCAACAGCAAAAGAGCTGGTGAAGAAACTGGAG GAGTACGTCCCCTGTCATGAAAGAGTTGCGTCAAAGTTGAGCTGGGAAATTGAGCAACTTGGCTGCTCTCAAAATCATGATATCTCTAGGTGA